One genomic segment of Alphaproteobacteria bacterium includes these proteins:
- a CDS encoding polysaccharide deacetylase family protein has translation MAITPPPADWVTLFRVLDSYGTAGRMAELWWRDDDATRPTPALDRLRAISAATGIVPLIAVIPARATRELAALTDLVVCQHGWNHDNHAPLGQSKAELGAHRPLPVVMGELARGWLKIKSLFAAPLPILVPPHNRISDDAADLLAQAGYRGLSTFNARKKARPGLTQINTHCDIMDWHTRGFGGEGLALGALVAHLTAKLDGKADPDEPTGFLTHHLAHDEAAWDFTDAALRRIAAHPAVNWRHPAEIFS, from the coding sequence ATGGCTATAACCCCGCCTCCCGCCGACTGGGTCACGCTGTTCCGCGTGCTCGATTCCTATGGCACCGCCGGCCGCATGGCCGAATTGTGGTGGCGCGACGACGACGCCACCCGCCCCACACCCGCGCTTGATCGCTTGCGCGCGATTTCCGCCGCGACCGGCATCGTGCCGCTGATCGCGGTCATCCCCGCGCGCGCGACGCGCGAATTGGCGGCGCTGACCGATCTGGTCGTCTGCCAGCATGGCTGGAATCACGACAATCACGCCCCTTTGGGCCAATCGAAAGCCGAGCTGGGCGCCCATCGCCCGTTGCCGGTGGTGATGGGCGAACTCGCGCGCGGCTGGCTGAAAATCAAATCGCTGTTCGCGGCCCCGCTGCCCATTCTGGTCCCGCCGCATAACCGCATCTCGGACGATGCCGCCGATCTGCTGGCGCAAGCGGGCTATCGCGGCTTATCGACCTTCAACGCGCGCAAGAAAGCGCGGCCGGGCCTTACGCAGATCAACACGCATTGCGACATCATGGATTGGCATACGCGCGGCTTCGGCGGCGAAGGCTTGGCGTTGGGCGCGCTGGTGGCACATCTGACCGCGAAGCTGGACGGCAAGGCCGATCCGGACGAGCCGACCGGGTTTCTCACCCATCATCTGGCGCATGACGAGGCGGCTTGGGACTTCACCGACGCCGCCTTGCGCCGTATCGCGGCACACCCGGCCGTGAATTGGCGCCATCCCGCCGAGATTTTTTCGTGA